The DNA window GCATCCACATGTCGAATGCATAGTGGAGGAAAAGGTTGGCTAGTAGAGGGCTTATCACCCCTCCCTGCGGCGTTCCTTTGTCTCGTCTCTCCATTCTCCCGTCTTCTAACTGTACCGGTGCTTTCAGCCACCGTTCAATGTACAGTAGTATCCATTTACAGTCGGTGTGTTTCCGTACCGCCCGCATTAATAGTCCGTGGTCGATGTTGTCAAAGAAACCTTTGATGTCCAGGTCTAAGACCCAGTTAAACTTCCAGCAACGTTGTCGGGCCACTCCTACTGCCTCTATCGCCGACTTCCCCGGACGGTATCCGTAGGAGTCTTGATGGAAGACTTTTTCTAATTCTGGCTCCAGTCGCCTTTTGACCACGGTTTGGGCTATACGGTCTGCCACTGCGGGTATTCCCAACGGCCTGGTTCCCCCGCCGTCTTTGGGTATTTCTACCCTTTTGACCGGCGGTGGGAAGTAACTCCCGGAGGACATTCGATTCCAGAGTTTGTAGAGGTTGTTCCCCAGGTCTTTTTCAAATTCGGCAATCGTTTGTCCATCCACCCCTGCAGCTCCCTGGTTGGCTTTTACTTGTTGGTAAGCTTCCCAAATCTCACTTTTGGAAATATTAAACGGCTTTGCTTTATTCACCAGATTCCTCCCCTCTGCGGGTTGATCTGAGTATAAAGCTGAACAGTACAACCCCTTCGCTCCAGCCCTATTACGGGCTTTCTTCACTACTACAGGTTGTTCCGTCCCTGTGCTTCGCCTCGGTACTCTGCCCTCTTGGGGGCCTCCCAATTGGGGTTCTCCCTTATCATCGAAGCTACAGGTTCCCATGTTCCACGCAGGAGCCTAAGACAAGTTCACGCCGCCTTTATGCCGGACGCCACCTGGGCAGTAAGCAGGTTCCCCCCAGATTTATCCCGGGTTAACGACTCCACCCGGTTTTGACGTCGTCCCTACGCTTTCGACACGTGACCGGCGGTTCGCTTCGCGCTCGTCTCCTTGTCTCCTACCTGACAGGTTTCTTCCTGCCTTTTCCTCAACGCTCACTACATGGGCTCTTGACCCCTGCAGCTTGAGGTGGTTTAAAGCCTGCTCCTGCAAGCCGGCTTTGAGGGGCCTTCCCTCATCTCCTGCGTAGCACCATTTTCCCCATCAATCGAAGGGAAAATGTTCATGGCGCA is part of the Calderihabitans maritimus genome and encodes:
- the ltrA gene encoding group II intron reverse transcriptase/maturase translates to MNKAKPFNISKSEIWEAYQQVKANQGAAGVDGQTIAEFEKDLGNNLYKLWNRMSSGSYFPPPVKRVEIPKDGGGTRPLGIPAVADRIAQTVVKRRLEPELEKVFHQDSYGYRPGKSAIEAVGVARQRCWKFNWVLDLDIKGFFDNIDHGLLMRAVRKHTDCKWILLYIERWLKAPVQLEDGRMERRDKGTPQGGVISPLLANLFLHYAFDMWM